The following are encoded in a window of Narcine bancroftii isolate sNarBan1 chromosome 2, sNarBan1.hap1, whole genome shotgun sequence genomic DNA:
- the LOC138755692 gene encoding RNA-binding protein 43-like, giving the protein MLGRECRSQQSEVKSQHPKKIQVQNIPKLKSVQQTLDKLTIHFQTQSNGGGEVQMVEYPTCVKDCAFITFVTEKDANNVLKHEQILKLDKKKYKLEVCRAGEGESTTDDVQVIEFVCAQLDTSNFTTEMVHQLIQKYNFEILSHQGSIVKIKGSFSSLKQLRNKLMDLIISRPMPLTNNQRHNGIAASLPPGFFEI; this is encoded by the exons ATGCTGGGGAGAGAGTGCAG ATCCCAGCAATCAGAAGTGAAGTCTCAACATCCGAAGAAAATTCAGGTGCAAAATATTCCCAAGCTCAAATCTGTGCAGCAGACATTGGATAAACTGACCATTCATTTCCAGACACAAAGCAATGGAGGAGGTGAAGTGCAGATGGTGGAATATCCAACTTGTGTTAAAGACTGTGCATTCATCACCTTTGTGACAGAGAAAG ATGCAAATAATGTCCTCAAACATGAACAAATACTGAAATTAGATAAAAAGAAATACAAACTGGAAGTATGCAGGGCTGGAGAAGGAGAGAGCACTACTGATGATGTACAG GTGATTGAGTTTGTGTGTGCACAACTGGACACGAGCAATTTTACCACTGAGATGGTTCATCAATTAATTCAGAaatacaattttgaaattttaagTCACCAAGGCTCTATTGTCAAGATCAAAGGCTCTTTCTCTTCATTGAAGCAGCTTCGGAATAAACTTATGGACTTGATTATCAGTCGCCCTATGCCATTGACCAACAACCAGAGGCACAACGGAATTGCTGCATCTCTTCCACCTGGATTTTTTGAAATTTGA